The proteins below are encoded in one region of Pristis pectinata isolate sPriPec2 chromosome 37, sPriPec2.1.pri, whole genome shotgun sequence:
- the LOC127586549 gene encoding zonadhesin-like produces MLCASFEMYVQACQANGTALPDWRKYTGCAMACPPNSSYRPCMAACPPTCANLAAPSECDSPCMEGCECNRGFVYSGFDCVPYSQCGCTYRNKYYEVGERFLTDDCTEDCNCNMTDTIQCSTMRCPENTTCTIINSKRTCGLTCGSDTCQNGGTCAETKSGIKCLCHPLYRGKYCEDNTIIIIIAVLVPIVVLLIGALMIYLFCCRNGGVKERDSTSDISSIVSYDNIADLTQSWQLDQGARHGGVSNPQYQR; encoded by the exons ATGCTGTGCGCCAGCTTTGAGATGTACGTCCAAGCCTGTCAGGCGAACGGCACCGCTCTGCCTGACTGGAGAAAATACACAGGCTGTG CGATGGCCTGTCCCCCCAACAGCTCGTACAGGCCCTGCATGGCTGCCTGCCCCCCCACCTGTGCAAACCTGGCCGCCCCATCAGAATGTGACAGCCCATGCATGGAAGGATGTGAGTGCAACAGGGGCTTTGTCTACAGCGGCTTTGACTGTGTGCCTTACAGTCAGTGTGGCTGCACCTACCGGAACAAGTACTACGAG GTTGGAGAAAGGTTCCTCACTGATGACTGTACAGAAGATTGCAACTGTAATATGACAGATACCATTCAGTGTTCGACAATGCGTTGTCCTGAGAACACAACATGCACCATCATCAACTCCAAAAGAACATGTG GGCTCACTTGTGGCAGCGATACTTGTCAGAATGGCGGCACATGTGCAGAGACTAAAAGTGGAATTAAATGTTTGTGTCATCCGTTGTACAGAGGGAAATACTGTGAAG ATAACACCATCATCATCATTATTGCAGTACTGGTACCCATTGTGGTCCTTCTCATCGGAGCCCTGATGATTTACCTCTTCTGCTGCAG GAACGgaggggtgaaggaaagagacagtACGAGTGACATCAGCTCCATTGTGAGTTACGACAACATAGCAGACCTGACGCAGAGCTGGCAGCTCGACCAAGGTGCAAGGCACGGCGGGGTATCGAACCCGCAATACCAGCGCTAA